One genomic window of Quercus robur chromosome 6, dhQueRobu3.1, whole genome shotgun sequence includes the following:
- the LOC126690470 gene encoding protein STRICTOSIDINE SYNTHASE-LIKE 5-like produces the protein MDESKTPDSASLPRPSKPTISKQKSSWPFTFLVTVLVPVVAATLLYQLDSFDPAPLPPDVLTRHVIAVPARNDHMLRESELVGVGNLKAPEDVAYDAKSGVIYTGCADGWISRVTVNDSAADSVVEKWVNTGGRPLGIAFGQNNELIVADPQKGLLNVTADGVVELLTDEAEGQKFKTTNAVDVAHNGIIYFTDASYKYSVSKANWDLLEGKPNGRLLSYDPATKTTKVLVHNLYFANGVVVSPDQNYVIFCETPMRRCGKYHIQGKEKGKVDKFIDYLPGLPDNIRYDGEGQYWIALYRGHTLEFDIAFRYPFIRKILIIVEKYIGRPRIEKNGGVLAIDLVGNPIAHYYDPGLAMVSSGIKIGNHLYCGSVALPYIIRLNLKQDPGQAAT, from the exons ATGGACGAGTCAAAAACCCCCGACTCAGCTTCCCTACCCCGACCCTCTAAACCCACTATTTCCAAACAAAAAAGCTCATGGCCCTTCACTTTCTTAGTCACAGTATTGGTCCCCGTTGTGGCGGCGACGTTGCTCTACCAACTCGACTCGTTCGACCCGGCTCCTCTGCCACCTGACGTGTTGACTCGGCACGTCATAGCCGTGCCAGCACGTAACGACCACATGCTCCGAGAGTCTGAGTTGGTGGGTGTTGGGAATTTGAAAGCTCCAGAAGATGTAGCTTATGATGCCAAGTCCGGAGTCATCTACACGGGCTGTGCTGACGGGTGGATCAGCCGAGTCACTGTAAACGACTCGGCGGCTGACTCGGTTGTGGAGAAATGGGTCAACACCGGTGGGAGACCCTTGGGAATTGCTTTTGGTCAAAACAATGAACTTATCGTTGCTGATCCTCAAAAG GGCCTTCTAAATGTGACAGCAGACGGTGTGGTGGAGCTGTTGACAGATGAGGCTGAGGGACAAAAATTCAAAACGACAAACGCTGTAGATGTGGCACATAATGGCATAATTTATTTCACAGATGCTTCATATAAATATAGTGTAAGTAAGGCCAATTGGGACCTTTTGGAAGGTAAACCCAATGGTAGACTTTTGAGTTATGATCCAGCAACTAAAACCACCAAGGTACTGGTCCACAACCTCTACTTTGCCAATGGTGTAGTAGTCTCACCTGATCAGAATTATGTGATCTTTTGCGAAACCCCAAT GAGAAGGTGTGGAAAATATCACATACAAGGCAAGGAGAAAGGAAAAGTAGACAAATTTATTGATTATCTGCCAGGCTTGCCAGATAACATTCGATATGATGGAGAAGGTCAATATTGGATTGCATTGTATAGG GGACATACACTTGAATTTGATATAGCATTCAGATACCCTTTCATCAGGAAGATTCTAATAATCGTGGAGAAGTACATAGGAAGACCACGTATAGAGAAGAATGGTGGGGTTTTGGCCATTGATTTGGTAGGAAATCCCATTGCCCATTACTATGATCCTGGATTGGCAATGGTTTCAAGTGGGATCAAGATAGGAAATCATTTGTACTGTGGTTCAGTTGCCCTTCCCTACATTATTCGCCTCAACCTAAAACAAGATCCTGGCCAGGCCGCCACATGA
- the LOC126690468 gene encoding protein STRICTOSIDINE SYNTHASE-LIKE 5-like isoform X3, giving the protein MDESKTPDSASQPRPSKATFTKQKSSWPFTFLVTVLVPVVAATLLYQLDSFDPAPLPPDELTRHVITVPARNDHMLRLSEFVGVGNLKAPEDVAYDAKSGVIYTGCADGWISRVTLNDSAADSVVEKWVNTGGRPLGIAFGHNNELIVADPEKGLLNVTADGVVELLTDEADGQKFKLTDAVDVAHNGIIYFTDASYKYSLSKTSWDILEGKPNGRLLSYDPATKTTKVLVHNLYFANGVVVSPDQNYVIFCETPMRRCGKYHIQGKEKGRVEKFIDHLPGFPDNIRYDGEGQYWIALAAGHTLELDIAFKYPFIRKILIIMEKYIGRPHIGKNGGVLAIDLAGKPIAHYYDPGLASVSSGIKIGNHLYCGSIVLPYIIRLNLKQYPTQATT; this is encoded by the exons ATGGACGAGTCAAAAACTCCCGACTCAGCTTCCCAACCCAGACCCTCTAAAGCCACTTTTACCAAACAGAAAAGTTCATGGCCCTTCACTTTCTTAGTCACAGTATTGGTCCCCGTTGTGGCGGCGACATTGCTCTACCAACTCGACTCGTTCGACCCGGCTCCTCTGCCACCTGACGAGTTGACTCGGCACGTCATAACCGTGCCAGCACGTAACGATCACATGCTCAGATTGTCTGAGTTTGTGGGTGTAGGAAATTTGAAAGCTCCAGAAGATGTAGCTTATGATGCCAAGTCCGGAGTCATCTACACGGGCTGTGCTGACGGGTGGATCAGCCGAGTCACTTTAAACGACTCGGCGGCTGACTCGGTTGTGGAGAAATGGGTCAACACCGGTGGGAGACCCTTGGGAATCGCTTTTGGTCACAACAATGAACTTATCGTTGCTGATCCTGAAAAG GGCCTCCTAAATGTGACAGCAGACGGTGTGGTGGAGCTGCTGACAGATGAGGCTGATggacaaaaattcaaattgacAGACGCTGTAGATGTAGCACACAATGGCATAATTTATTTCACAGATGCTTCATATAAATATAGTTTAAGTAAGACCAGTTGGGACATTTTGGAAGGTAAGCCCAATGGTAGACTTTTGAGTTATGATCCAGCAACCAAAACTACCAAGGTACTGGTCCACAACCTCTACTTTGCCAATGGTGTAGTAGTCTCACCTGATCAGAATTATGTGATCTTTTGCGAAACCCCAAT GAGAAGGTGTGGAAAATATCACATACAAGGcaaggaaaaaggaagagtaGAAAAATTTATTGATCATCTGCCAGGCTTTCCTGATAACATTCGATATGATGGAGAAGGTCAATATTGGATTGCACTGGCAGCG GGACATACACTTGAATTGGATATAGCATTCAAATACCCTTTCATCCGGAAGATTCTAATAATCATGGAGAAGTACATAGGAAGACCACATATAGGGAAGAATGGTGGGGTTCTAGCCATTGATTTGGCAGGAAAACCGATTGCCCATTACTATGATCCTGGATTGGCATCGGTTTCAAGTGGGATCAAGATAGGAAATCATTTGTACTGTGGTTCAATTGTCCTTCCCTACATTATTCGCCTCAACCTGAAACAATATCCTACTCAAGCCACCACATGA
- the LOC126690472 gene encoding sufE-like protein 1, chloroplastic/mitochondrial, with translation MDGSVENVNFGSNSDLGVEETSIGVSNSGLKVDSRDGNVNVELDSELGGERNPVQSSNSGGLGSRGMRIKEKLERELSPVAIEVEDISYQHARLASVRGSDGETHFNVKVVSKEFEGKSLVKRHRLVYGLLQDELQSGLHALSIVAKTPSEVNGS, from the coding sequence ATGGATGGCAGTGTTGAAAATGTGAACTTTGGATCGAATTCTGATTTGGGTGTTGAAGAAACTTCGATTGGGGTATCGAATTCGGGGTTGAAAGTAGATAGCAGAGATGGAAATGTGAATGTTGAATTGGATTCTGAGCTGGGTGGAGAAAGAAACCcggttcaaagttcaaattcaGGTGGTTTGGGGAGTAGAGGGATGAGAATAAAGGAGAAATTGGAGAGGGAGCTTAGTCCGGTGGCCATAGAAGTGGAAGATATCTCTTATCAGCATGCCAGGCTTGCTAGTGTTAGAGGAAGTGATGGGGAGACACATTTTAATGTAAAAGTTGTGTCTAAGGAGTTTGAAGGGAAAAGTTTGGTTAAGAGGCACAGGCTTGTTTATGGTTTGTTGCAAGATGAGTTACAGAGTGGACTACACGCATTGTCCATTGTGGCAAAGACACCTTCTG